The genome window TCGACACCATCCGCAAAGAGATCGACCGCCTCGACGGCGAACTTCTGCGCATCTTCAACGAACGGGCCTCACTGGCCCTGGCCATCGGGAAGATCAAGAAGGAGCTCGATATCCCGGTTTACGACCCGAAGCGGGAAAAGCTTATTTTCGAGAAGATGAAGGCGGTCAACCCCGGCCCCCTCGAGGACGAGGCCATCGTGCGCCTCTTCGAAAGGGTTATCGACGAGTCGCGCCGCCTCGAACGCATCCGGACGAAAGGAAAGTAACGACCATGCTCGTGATCATGAAGAATAGCGTCACCGAGGAGCAGCTCCAGGGGGTCAAGCAGTACCTCGTGGACAACGACTTCGACTTTCACCAGTCCACCGGCGCCAACCGGGTCATCATCGGGGTCATCGGCGACACCCAAAACTTCGACCCGGCCAGGCTCAAGGCGCAGGCGGGGGTCCTGGAGGTGTTCAAGATCCCCGAGGAGGAGTAGCACCC of Desulfuromonas sp. contains these proteins:
- a CDS encoding chorismate mutase, with protein sequence MDIDTIRKEIDRLDGELLRIFNERASLALAIGKIKKELDIPVYDPKREKLIFEKMKAVNPGPLEDEAIVRLFERVIDESRRLERIRTKGK